The genomic region GATGTATTCTTGGCCACGTCGATACCGGAAAGACGAAATTGCTTGACAAGATCCGTCAGACCAACGTTCAGGAAGGCGAAGCCGGTGGTATCACCCAGCAGATCGGTGCCACCTACTTCCCGGTGGAGGCACTTCAGAAGAAGATTGCCGTCGTTAACCAGGATGGTGCTTTCGACTTTAAGGTTCCAGGTCTTCTCATGATCGATACGCCAGGTCACGAGTCTTTCACCAACTTGCGATCTCGTGGTAGCTCCCTATGCAACATTGCCGTGCTTGTCGTTGACATTATGCATGGTCTCGAGCCACAAACCTTGGAGTCGATGAAGTTGCTGCGCGACCGCAAGACGCCTTTCATCGTCGCCTTGAACAAGATCGATCGTCTGTACGGCTGGAAGCCAATCAGCAATAACGGTTTCCGCGACTCGCTCAACTTGCAGAAGTCGAGCGTACAGTCAGAGTTTGCCGACAGATTGGAGAAGACCAAGCTTGCTTTCGCTGAGCAAGGCTTTAACGCCGAGCTCTTCTACGAGAACAAGTCGATGGCTAAGTTTGTGTCACTGGTCCCAACCTCAGCCCACACCGGAGAAGGTATTCCGGACATGATCAAGCTGCTCATCTCCTTGAGCCAAGATCGCATGACCAAGTCGCTGATGTACTTGTCCGAGGTAGAATGTACTGTTCTTGAGGTCAAGGTCATCGAAGGTCTCGGAACCACGATCGATGTTGTCCTTTCGAACGGTATTCTGAACGAGGGCGACACAATTGTGCTCTGTGGTACAGACGGTGCTATCACTACACAAGTGAGAGCTCTGCTGACGCCAGCTGAGATGAAGGAGCTTCGTGTCAAGTCGCAATATGTCCACAACAAGACTGTTAAGGCTGCACTTGGCGTCAAGATCGCCGCCAACGGTCTCGACAATGCCATTGCCGGTTCTCGTCTACTCGTTGCCAGGGATCCTGACGACGAAGACTACATCGAGGAGTTGGAGGACGATGTCATGAGCGATCTTGACAACTTGACTAGGAACATCAGCAAGACTGGCCGTGGTGTGCACGTCCAAGCGTCTACTCTTGGTTCCCTGGAAGCACTGCTGGAGTTCTTGCGCGTGTCGAAGATTCCAGTCGCCAACATCGCACTTGGTCCAGTGCACAAGCGCGATGTAATCACTGCCTCCACTATGTTGGAGAAGGCAAAGGAGTATGCTGTCATGCTGTGTTTCGATGTCAAGATTGACAAAGATGCCACTGAGATGGCCGAAAAGTTCGGCGTGAAGGTCTTCACCGCTGAGATCATCTACCACTTGTTCGACAAGTTCACGGCTCATATGGCAGAGCTCACTGCagctaagaaggaggagAGTAAGATGCTGGCAGTATTCCCTGCTGTCTGCAGACCAGTCGCCGTCTTCAATAAGACCGACCCGATCGTCGTTGGCCTGGACGTGATTGACGGCAACCTCCGGCTCCACACTCCCATTGCAGCCGTCAAGCACAACGCGGTCACCGGAGTCAAGGACATTGTGGTGTTGGGCCGTGTCACATCCATCGAGCGCGACCACAAGGCCGTGGCGGGCGGCATCGCTAAGAAGGGCACACCTAGTGTCGCCGTCAAGATCGAAGGTCCCAACCAGCCAACCTATGGCCGACAGCTTGAGGAGAAGGATATGCTCTTCTCACACATCTCTCGCAAGTCCATCGATACGCTCAAGGAGTTCTACAAGGACGAGGTGGATAAGGATGAGTGGCGACTTATCGCTAAGCAGCTCAAGCCGCTGTTCGATATTGCATAAGCGAGTCGCTCTCACCTCAGGTGTGCTTCAAGCTGAATGGCTGCGTCCATGCTACTGGGCGATGAGTTTGGAAACTTTGGCAGGCGTTAGAAAAGGTATCGATGATATACATACTTTTTGATGATTCCATTTCGGTCCTTTTTGCAGCTTGGCAATCACTCACATCCATACCTCTTGCCGCGATGCGAGTGAGTGGTGGTCCCAGAGATCTTGGAGCCTGGATATGTTCGAAGCACTGTGGAGTGCAGTGTCGTATCTATGCTATCGTGTTCATGCTATCGTATCTCGTGCTCGTCATGCTGTCGCTTCATCCCCTCCCCACCATGCCAATGCAAAAGAACGCCTTTCACGCAAGTCTATCCCGACCCTCGAAAGCCCTATGCAATGCATCGTATGCTTACCAAGCTGATCAAGCTCTGCTAGAGGATCGACTCGATCGATGAGCCTTACTCAGCCGACGCCTCCCATCCGCTCCTACCGACGTCCTCCGCCGTcttcgacctctcctctcctCATCTGTGGATGGTCTCGTCGGCTGTCTGACCTCGACTTCCGTGCGTGTGCCGGCGGTCGAAGGGGCATCGTCGGTTGCTAGCCGTGTGAAGCTCTTTCTAGCCAATGGGCTCCTGCCTGTTCGAGCCGCGCTGGTCTCTCCGGCGGGCGTGAAGCGTGTTGAGGGGTGATATGAGGCGCTTGGTACGGTCAATGTGTCACCACTCGCGATGTCTGTGGGGCGCGAGGGCATGTGTACACGTGGAGCGAATTGAGGTGGTGATTGTGGTCGACGAGGGAACTCTGACGAGCCACGTCGTGGTACGCTGAAGTGCATGGGAACCGACTCATCCGACTCCGCTGATCGTGCAGAGTCCACTGATCTATCTCTACGCTGTGGGAGCGGACCATTGCTGAACTGAGGCACTTTCCCCTCTGGCTCGCGGTGCACGTCTGCGGGACGGTGACTCAACTCTGGTCGAGGGTTGCGATAATCTGGCAGAGGTACGTCTTGCCCTACATGATCTTGTGGTGCCTCGAAGTATGCGCCTCCTGCTGGGGCCTGCTCCCTCTGCTGTGCATGGTACTGCAAGATGTTCTGGAGATCCCACACACTCTCGACTCTTCGCGGCATAGCAAAGGACTCGTGGGAGCCGAAATATGAGGATGCTGCCATGCTGCCTCTTCGTGGGCCTTGATGATAATAGACCTGCTCGTCGTCCAGGATCGAAGTCTGATCCGGATGTAGTTCGATTGAGTCGTTCCTCTGAGCATAATAGCCGCCGTTGGTCTGTTCAGGCAATGCGAATCGTCCTTCCAGTTTACTCGAAGGTAATAGTGGTGCTGTGCGGACGGACTTCTTCCTGCCAAGCGGTGCAACATCTTTGAACGTCTCTGGCACGATGTTGAGCTCATCACCTTTGCCTTTGGCCTCAGCCACGGCTTGTTCAGGTGTGATCTTTTCGTCGGCCTTGATGGCGTCCACTCTGGGCCCTCCCCAGGTCCTTCTTGCGCATGTGAGGCATCCATAGACCATGTACACCCAGTTGGCGAAAGGGTTGACCACGAACATGACCGGGTAGAGCAGCATCTTCAACCTGCCCAGTCGAGCTGCAAAGAAGAACATGAGTAGCCAGTTCAGTCCCAGAGATACAGCAATGAAACCAAAGGGTAGGTTGGCAACTTTCTGCGATGTCGTGATCAAAGAGATGACCATGATGAAGAACAGCAGCGCTGTCGTTCGGATAGTGCTTTGCGCAAGGCGAATGATCAAAAGGACTGGGTATCGCCGCCACAGCCGTGTGTCGGTCAACATGCAGACCTCGTTGGTGATGAAGCCCAGGAACCATCGCCTTCTTTGGCTCAGCAGGCTTTTGTATGTCTCCACCGCATCAGTTTTGCAAAATGCGCTTGTGCACATACCAAGCTGGTAGCCTTTCTCTGCCGCGACCATGAACAGATGCGTCAGGTATCTGTCTTCACCAAGAGAGCCCTTTGCATAGTCGAACATATCGTCGCACTGGTCAGCTTTGTCTGCGAAGTAGAATTTCGCCAGCTGCCGGAAAGCTGAGACGCGTAACATCGTCAACGCCCCTGGCAAGCATGTGACGGCGCCGCAAGCAGTCTCAACCGATCGCTCATAGAGCTGTCCGTGAACATACTCCATGTCCTGCAGTATCGTCAAGCATGACTTCGTGAGATCCTTCCAGCTTATCTCTCCAGTAGCGGTTATGACTCCTGTCATTGCGAGCATGTCGCGGTTGCCTCCCGGCTTCAGCTCCATGTCATACATGAAATTTGCTATGCAGGCCTTGTCGAGTATACAGTCGGAGTCGATGAATAGCATGAACAGATTGTCGTGCTTCCGTAGGTACTCCTCGTACACTTTGTCGATGAGATTGAAGGTCTTTTTCTGGCAGTGACGCTTGCCACCCCACTTGAATCGCGACACAGTCACTCGTAGTCCTCTGTAAGCGATATCGATACTCCTGGGATAGACATCGAGTGTGATGGGTACGCCGAGCTTCTCGATCGTGCTGAGAAAGAGCTCATCTTCTTGTTCGCCATCGAAGGATAAGAAAATGTGCATGCATGATGGTGGGTACTCGGCATCCGCTATCGAGTTGACTGTTCTGAGCAGGACCTCGGGCTTTTCGTTGAAGCAAGGCAGGACGATCACGACCTTTGGTGCTGCATATGCATCGAGCACAGCTCGAGTCCGCTTCTTCCTGCCAACGTAATGTGTAGTCA from Fulvia fulva chromosome 2, complete sequence harbors:
- a CDS encoding Eukaryotic translation initiation factor 5B produces the protein MAPKAKKGKKGGNDDWDEGLGEAVTADPIAQAEAAAKEDNDEEEGGGGGGFLAALKKNKDKRKKKGKVVQDDFLDGEDPTADGEAGEAPTAETVLAAKAPEEATMDDEWDEPAKGGKKGKNANQQAAKNEDAEEDEELDEGGGIKTKAQKEKEKKEKEKQRKKAAAKKKTAAPPPAAKEEAKPVEAAPATVPDAAAGSKKGKKLNPALRALQEQQERLRQQQEEDARTRAEESARAKAEQKRIEEEEKAASEAKAAKKAREKAKIEEMKKAGTYKTEKERKQEAQQKARLQQMLEAGAKVAGFEGESEPKKPTTKDMRKKNPRKEAEERKAQQAREEEEARKKMEELKLQEEQAKRAAEEAEKARLDAEAKKQEDAEDELEDWETMVEKEENGDVADSWDAESGDEGQVKPAVNGKAVQKGATDGKPDIKEDEDDDSDSEEDDSEDDSEDDSEDERETVAQRMAAERKAAAAKKRADELEASKAAASKDNLRSPIGCILGHVDTGKTKLLDKIRQTNVQEGEAGGITQQIGATYFPVEALQKKIAVVNQDGAFDFKVPGLLMIDTPGHESFTNLRSRGSSLCNIAVLVVDIMHGLEPQTLESMKLLRDRKTPFIVALNKIDRLYGWKPISNNGFRDSLNLQKSSVQSEFADRLEKTKLAFAEQGFNAELFYENKSMAKFVSLVPTSAHTGEGIPDMIKLLISLSQDRMTKSLMYLSEVECTVLEVKVIEGLGTTIDVVLSNGILNEGDTIVLCGTDGAITTQVRALLTPAEMKELRVKSQYVHNKTVKAALGVKIAANGLDNAIAGSRLLVARDPDDEDYIEELEDDVMSDLDNLTRNISKTGRGVHVQASTLGSLEALLEFLRVSKIPVANIALGPVHKRDVITASTMLEKAKEYAVMLCFDVKIDKDATEMAEKFGVKVFTAEIIYHLFDKFTAHMAELTAAKKEESKMLAVFPAVCRPVAVFNKTDPIVVGLDVIDGNLRLHTPIAAVKHNAVTGVKDIVVLGRVTSIERDHKAVAGGIAKKGTPSVAVKIEGPNQPTYGRQLEEKDMLFSHISRKSIDTLKEFYKDEVDKDEWRLIAKQLKPLFDIA
- a CDS encoding Chitin synthase D — translated: MLPSLAAKMLATREQPYGVRPITASWPIADIIYVAFVAPVMLMALLEWWLLLLGFLYCFWKVYWKADENKWTVRIMAIVQATWLICIRLIFLAVMMVTLPLPPQVVQYFPPRMVSILQWFAFYTFAGLLVGPWLLCVFHLTTHYVGRKKRTRAVLDAYAAPKVVIVLPCFNEKPEVLLRTVNSIADAEYPPSCMHIFLSFDGEQEDELFLSTIEKLGVPITLDVYPRSIDIAYRGLRVTVSRFKWGGKRHCQKKTFNLIDKVYEEYLRKHDNLFMLFIDSDCILDKACIANFMYDMELKPGGNRDMLAMTGVITATGEISWKDLTKSCLTILQDMEYVHGQLYERSVETACGAVTCLPGALTMLRVSAFRQLAKFYFADKADQCDDMFDYAKGSLGEDRYLTHLFMVAAEKGYQLGMCTSAFCKTDAVETYKSLLSQRRRWFLGFITNEVCMLTDTRLWRRYPVLLIIRLAQSTIRTTALLFFIMVISLITTSQKVANLPFGFIAVSLGLNWLLMFFFAARLGRLKMLLYPVMFVVNPFANWVYMVYGCLTCARRTWGGPRVDAIKADEKITPEQAVAEAKGKGDELNIVPETFKDVAPLGRKKSVRTAPLLPSSKLEGRFALPEQTNGGYYAQRNDSIELHPDQTSILDDEQVYYHQGPRRGSMAASSYFGSHESFAMPRRVESVWDLQNILQYHAQQREQAPAGGAYFEAPQDHVGQDVPLPDYRNPRPELSHRPADVHREPEGKVPQFSNGPLPQRRDRSVDSARSAESDESVPMHFSVPRRGSSEFPRRPQSPPQFAPRVHMPSRPTDIASGDTLTVPSASYHPSTRFTPAGETSAARTGRSPLARKSFTRLATDDAPSTAGTRTEVEVRQPTRPSTDEERRGRRRRRTSVGADGRRRLSKAHRSSRSSSRA